From Mycteria americana isolate JAX WOST 10 ecotype Jacksonville Zoo and Gardens chromosome 4, USCA_MyAme_1.0, whole genome shotgun sequence, one genomic window encodes:
- the HMGB2 gene encoding high mobility group protein B2, producing the protein MGKGDPNKPRGKMSSYAYFVQTCREEHKKKHPDSSVNFAEFSRKCSERWKTMSSKEKGKFEEMAKGDKARYDREMKNYVPPKGEKKGKKKDPNAPKRPPSAFFLFCSEHRPKIKNDHPGLSIGDTAKKLGEMWSEQSAKDKQPYEQKAAKLKEKYEKDIAAYRAKSKSDAGKKGPGRPAGSKKKAEPEEEEEEEDDDEEEEEDEDEE; encoded by the exons ATGGGCAAAGGCGACCCCAACAAGCCGCGGGGCAAGATGTCCTCGTACGCCTACTTCGTGCAGACCTGCCGCGAGGAGCACAAGAAGAAGCACCCGGACTCGTCTGTCAACTTCGCCGAGTTCTCGCGGAAGTGCTCGGAgcggtggaag ACAATGTCtagcaaggagaaaggaaagtttgAAGAAATGGCTAAAGGAGACAAAGCTCGTTATGACAGGGAGATGAAAAACTACGTTCCTCCCAAAGGcgagaagaagggaaagaaaaaggaccCCAATGCTCCTAAAAGACCACC ATCTGcgttcttccttttctgttctgaacACCGTCCAAAAATCAAAAATGATCATCCTGGCTTGTCTATTGGAGATACAGCAAAGAAATTAGGAGAAATGTGGTCTGAACAGTCAGCCAAAGATAAACAGCCATATGAACAGAAGGCTGCAAAACTAAAGGAGAAGTATGAAAAG GATATTGCAGCATATCGTGCCAAGAGCAAGAGTGACGCAGGCAAAAAGGGCCCCGGTAGGCCTGCGGGATCTAAGAAGAAAGCAGaaccagaagaggaggaggaggaggaagatgatgatgaagaggaggaagaagatgaggaTGAGGAATAA